The following proteins are co-located in the Rippkaea orientalis PCC 8801 genome:
- the hemL gene encoding glutamate-1-semialdehyde 2,1-aminomutase: MVSTSSFQTTKSEEIFAAAQKLMPGGVSSPVRAFKSVGGQPIVFDRVKGAYIWDVDGNQYIDYVGTWGPAICGHAHPDVIAALHEALEKGTSFGAPSVQENILAEMVIEAVPSIEMVRFVNSGTEACMSVLRLMRAFTGREKIIKFEGCYHGHADMFLVKAGSGVATLGLPDSPGVPKATTSFTLTAPYNDLEAVKALFAENPDDIAGVILEPVVGNSGFVLPDAGFLEGLRELTKEYGALLMFDEVMTGFRLAYGGAQEKFGVTPDLTTLGKVIGGGLPVGAYGGRQDIMEMVAPSGPMYQAGTLSGNPLAMTAGIKTLELLQKPGTYDYLNDITQKLADGLLKLAQDAGHAVCGGHIGAMFGLFLTAGPVHNYEDAKKSDLVKFGRFHRAMLERGVYLAPSQFEAGFTSLAHTQADIDRTLAMAKEVFSHL, from the coding sequence GTGGTTAGCACATCATCATTTCAAACCACCAAATCAGAAGAAATTTTCGCCGCAGCCCAAAAATTAATGCCTGGTGGGGTCAGTTCTCCGGTAAGAGCGTTTAAATCTGTTGGGGGACAACCAATCGTTTTTGATCGCGTCAAAGGTGCCTATATTTGGGATGTAGATGGCAATCAATACATCGATTATGTAGGAACCTGGGGACCGGCTATCTGTGGACACGCCCATCCTGACGTGATTGCTGCTCTCCATGAAGCTCTAGAAAAAGGAACCAGTTTTGGAGCCCCTTCTGTTCAAGAAAATATTTTGGCGGAAATGGTCATTGAAGCCGTTCCAAGTATCGAAATGGTTCGCTTTGTCAATTCAGGGACAGAAGCTTGTATGTCTGTTCTGCGCCTCATGCGGGCGTTTACCGGACGGGAGAAGATTATTAAGTTTGAAGGTTGCTATCACGGCCACGCTGATATGTTCTTGGTTAAGGCGGGGTCGGGGGTCGCTACTTTGGGTTTACCTGACTCTCCAGGGGTTCCTAAAGCTACCACTAGCTTTACCTTAACTGCTCCCTACAACGATTTAGAAGCTGTTAAAGCCTTGTTCGCAGAAAATCCTGATGATATTGCTGGAGTTATTTTAGAGCCTGTTGTGGGTAATTCTGGTTTTGTTTTGCCTGATGCTGGATTTTTAGAAGGTTTACGCGAATTAACTAAGGAATACGGGGCTTTACTCATGTTTGATGAAGTCATGACCGGTTTTCGCTTGGCCTATGGAGGGGCTCAAGAAAAGTTCGGTGTAACCCCTGATTTAACGACTTTAGGCAAGGTGATCGGCGGTGGCTTGCCTGTAGGAGCCTATGGGGGTCGTCAGGATATTATGGAGATGGTCGCTCCATCAGGACCCATGTACCAAGCGGGAACCCTATCGGGCAATCCTTTGGCCATGACCGCCGGGATTAAAACCCTCGAATTGTTGCAAAAACCTGGAACCTACGACTATTTAAACGACATTACCCAAAAATTGGCTGATGGGCTCTTAAAACTCGCTCAAGACGCGGGTCACGCTGTCTGTGGAGGACACATTGGCGCAATGTTTGGATTGTTCTTGACTGCGGGTCCTGTTCACAATTATGAAGATGCCAAAAAGTCAGATTTAGTTAAATTTGGACGATTTCATCGAGCAATGCTTGAAAGAGGCGTTTATTTAGCTCCCTCTCAATTTGAAGCGGGTTTCACCTCCTTAGCTCATACTCAAGCTGATATTGATCGCACCTTGGCTATGGCTAAAGAAGTCTTCTCTCATCTCTAA
- a CDS encoding rhodanese-related sulfurtransferase, producing the protein MTQIVVTFYKFVKLTDFETLQTPLLLFCQQNAIKGTILLAKEGINATIAGNRPNLEAVIAYLRSDPRLRDLEIKESFSDDPPFKRMKVRLKEEIVTLGIPEVDPSEKVGIYVNHQDWNQLICDPEVLVIDTRNNYEVEIGTFQRAINPKTQSFREFPDYVQQNLNPKQHKKVAMFCTGGIRCEKATSYLLSQGFEDVYHLKGGILKYLEEVNPEESLWQGECFVFDERIAIQHQLELGSYEMCLGCGHPISEKDKLSSEYEEGVSCPYCFSSLTPEKLQRQREKQRQLKLDRERGTGNGNRELL; encoded by the coding sequence ATGACTCAAATCGTCGTTACTTTCTATAAATTTGTCAAATTGACAGATTTTGAGACGCTACAGACTCCATTACTGCTATTTTGCCAACAAAATGCCATTAAAGGCACGATTCTCCTAGCAAAAGAAGGAATTAACGCAACCATCGCCGGAAACCGTCCAAACCTTGAGGCTGTCATTGCGTATTTGCGGAGTGATCCTCGTTTGAGGGACTTAGAAATTAAGGAATCTTTTAGTGATGATCCTCCTTTTAAACGGATGAAAGTCCGTCTAAAAGAAGAAATTGTCACTCTAGGAATACCAGAGGTTGATCCCTCTGAAAAAGTTGGAATTTATGTGAATCATCAAGACTGGAATCAGTTGATTTGTGATCCTGAAGTCTTAGTGATTGATACCCGTAATAATTATGAAGTTGAGATCGGAACTTTTCAACGAGCAATTAATCCTAAAACCCAATCTTTTCGAGAATTTCCTGATTATGTACAACAAAATCTTAATCCCAAACAACATAAAAAAGTTGCTATGTTTTGTACTGGAGGGATTCGTTGTGAAAAAGCGACTTCTTATTTACTTAGTCAAGGATTTGAAGACGTTTATCATTTAAAAGGTGGGATTTTAAAATACTTAGAAGAAGTTAATCCAGAAGAGAGTTTATGGCAAGGGGAATGTTTTGTTTTTGATGAACGGATTGCCATTCAACATCAGTTAGAACTGGGAAGTTATGAGATGTGTTTGGGATGTGGACATCCTATCTCTGAGAAGGATAAACTCTCATCTGAGTATGAAGAAGGAGTTTCTTGTCCCTATTGTTTTTCAAGTTTAACCCCAGAAAAATTACAGCGTCAACGGGAAAAACAGCGACAATTAAAATTAGATAGGGAACGGGGAACGGGGAACGGGAACAGGGAACTGTTATAA
- the cbiD gene encoding cobalt-precorrin-5B (C(1))-methyltransferase CbiD, with protein sequence MSQQPRSGYTLPVFATASAIAALHHLHDQEIKNAVAVDLIEPPIVVNIPIEQVARISENSALAITRSDPGDNLDLTKNTPIWAIVELIKNDAIDSNKQIIIKGGEGIGKQMNNEGKDAIYSYAQKLLKENLKKYLTPEETIRVTIILPEGKTLAKRTSNESFGVVEGLSLLGTTGISQPLTAPDQLTIYQEELKAKTKQFDSLVFCVGENGLDLAKKQGIDPNQLIKTANWLGSLLVVAAIEKVSSILLFGYHGKLIKLAGGIFHTHHHLADGRLEILVAHGAKMGLPTVILQELFKSPTTEDGLKLLRKYDGKAGSDWTEKIYHSIAETIDQRSQDYIRKHAEVNIRVGSILFDRDRSIIIASKQGKMIMDVMGYPLKNQESI encoded by the coding sequence ATGTCTCAACAACCCCGTTCAGGTTATACCTTACCTGTGTTTGCGACAGCATCCGCGATCGCAGCTTTACATCATCTCCATGATCAAGAGATTAAAAATGCTGTTGCTGTGGATTTAATTGAACCTCCAATAGTAGTTAATATTCCCATTGAACAAGTCGCTAGAATTAGCGAAAATTCAGCATTAGCTATCACTAGAAGTGATCCAGGGGATAATTTAGATTTAACTAAAAATACCCCGATTTGGGCTATCGTTGAACTAATAAAAAATGATGCGATTGATAGCAATAAACAAATTATTATTAAAGGAGGTGAAGGAATTGGTAAACAGATGAATAATGAAGGCAAAGATGCGATTTATAGTTATGCTCAAAAATTATTAAAAGAAAATCTTAAAAAATATCTTACTCCTGAAGAAACCATTAGAGTAACGATTATTTTACCTGAAGGAAAAACATTAGCAAAACGCACTTCCAATGAGTCCTTTGGAGTGGTTGAAGGACTCTCTTTATTAGGAACAACAGGAATTTCTCAACCCTTGACTGCACCGGATCAATTAACGATATATCAGGAGGAATTAAAAGCGAAGACAAAGCAGTTTGATAGTTTAGTGTTTTGTGTTGGAGAAAATGGTTTAGACTTAGCAAAAAAACAAGGAATTGATCCAAATCAATTGATTAAAACAGCGAATTGGCTAGGTTCTTTATTGGTGGTTGCTGCAATAGAAAAAGTTTCATCTATTTTACTATTTGGCTATCACGGAAAGTTAATTAAATTAGCCGGGGGAATTTTTCATACCCATCACCATTTAGCCGATGGAAGATTAGAAATCTTAGTCGCTCATGGTGCTAAAATGGGTTTACCGACGGTTATTTTACAAGAACTTTTTAAGAGTCCTACGACTGAAGATGGCTTAAAATTATTAAGGAAGTATGATGGCAAAGCAGGAAGTGATTGGACTGAAAAAATTTATCATTCGATCGCAGAAACTATCGATCAACGAAGTCAAGATTATATCCGTAAACACGCTGAAGTTAATATTAGGGTAGGATCGATATTATTTGACCGCGATCGCTCGATTATTATTGCTAGTAAACAGGGTAAAATGATCATGGATGTAATGGGTTATCCTTTAAAAAATCAAGAATCAATATAA
- a CDS encoding GNAT family N-acetyltransferase, giving the protein MEIIRGNEIIKYIDELGYFRIEIFKDFPYLYQGNMEYENKYLSRYSNSSESILIVLKDQEKLVGVCTGIPLKDEDKEFIQPFQTDNIDEIFYIGEVMVREGYRGQGIGTKLLSTMLNLVDQSKFKTVCFYTVDREDNHPLQPPNYKSPESLWNRLGFFKDPVKIVYYPWQDINSTNETEKPMNVWIKQL; this is encoded by the coding sequence ATGGAAATTATCAGAGGAAATGAAATAATCAAATATATTGATGAGCTTGGTTATTTTCGTATTGAAATTTTCAAGGATTTTCCCTATCTTTATCAGGGTAATATGGAATATGAAAATAAATATTTGTCTCGGTATTCTAACTCATCTGAGAGTATTTTAATAGTACTAAAAGATCAAGAAAAATTAGTCGGAGTTTGCACAGGTATTCCCCTTAAAGATGAGGATAAAGAATTTATTCAACCGTTTCAAACAGATAATATAGACGAAATATTTTATATTGGTGAGGTGATGGTACGAGAAGGCTATCGAGGACAAGGAATAGGCACAAAACTTTTATCAACCATGCTTAATCTTGTCGATCAATCAAAATTTAAAACCGTCTGTTTCTATACAGTAGATAGAGAAGATAATCATCCCTTACAACCTCCTAATTATAAGTCCCCAGAATCATTATGGAATCGCTTGGGATTTTTTAAAGATCCCGTCAAAATTGTTTATTATCCATGGCAAGATATTAATTCTACAAATGAAACAGAAAAACCAATGAACGTTTGGATTAAACAGCTATAA
- a CDS encoding exopolysaccharide biosynthesis protein yields MAKLSTELEQYFWSEARSTEVTLDDILNLAGERVFGFLLLILAFPSALPVPAPGYSTPFGILIFVLAVQMIIGSKIPWFPKRMRKGTMALKTVQTVLKAGLPWLRRIEAITRPRMTYICVSLSGRIIMGVAIALMAISMMIPIPGTNTLPAMGIFVTAFGLQEDDGFISLGGLVICLMAGILSTSIILAVIWGGTSLLDVIKDFLGR; encoded by the coding sequence ATGGCTAAATTATCAACAGAATTAGAACAATATTTTTGGTCAGAAGCACGATCTACTGAAGTTACGTTAGATGATATTCTTAACCTAGCAGGAGAGCGAGTTTTTGGGTTTTTATTGCTCATTCTGGCTTTCCCTTCGGCTTTACCCGTTCCAGCCCCTGGTTATTCTACACCTTTTGGTATTTTAATCTTTGTTTTGGCTGTTCAAATGATTATTGGCTCTAAAATTCCCTGGTTTCCTAAGAGGATGAGAAAGGGAACAATGGCACTTAAAACTGTGCAGACTGTTCTGAAAGCTGGACTCCCTTGGTTAAGAAGAATTGAAGCAATAACTCGTCCTCGCATGACTTATATTTGCGTCAGTTTGTCTGGCCGGATTATTATGGGAGTTGCGATCGCGTTGATGGCTATTTCGATGATGATTCCTATTCCGGGGACAAATACTTTACCCGCTATGGGAATTTTTGTAACGGCGTTTGGGTTACAGGAAGATGATGGCTTTATTAGTCTCGGTGGGTTAGTCATTTGTTTAATGGCCGGTATTCTTTCAACCTCAATTATTCTGGCAGTGATTTGGGGTGGCACTAGCTTATTAGATGTCATTAAAGACTTTTTAGGTCGTTAA
- the ahcY gene encoding adenosylhomocysteinase: MVATPIRQKYDIKDISLAPKGKQRIEWAAREMPVLKQIQERFAQEKPFAGIRLVACCHVTTETASLAIALKLGGADAVLIASNPLSTQDDVAACLVADYDIPVYAIKGEDNETYHRHVQTALDHKPNIIIDDGSDVVATLIKERQHQIADLIGTTEETTTGIVRLAAMLKDGVLTFPAMNVNDADTKHFFDNRYGTGQSTLDGIIRATNILLAGKVVVVAGYGWCGKGVAMRARGLGSNVIVTEINPVRAIEAAMDGFRVMPMAEAATQGDIFVTVTGNKHVIRAEHFEVMKDGAMVCNSGHFDIEIDLKSLGAKASEVKEVRNFTQKYTLPNGKSIVVLGEGRLINLAAAEGHPSAVMDMSFANQALACEYLVKNKGQLKPGIYNIPTELDQEIAALKLKAMGISIDTLTDEQNEYINSWTVGT, encoded by the coding sequence ATGGTTGCTACTCCGATCCGGCAGAAATACGATATTAAGGATATAAGCCTGGCTCCTAAAGGAAAACAGCGCATTGAATGGGCAGCCCGCGAAATGCCTGTGCTTAAGCAAATTCAAGAGCGTTTTGCCCAAGAAAAGCCCTTTGCTGGCATTCGCTTAGTAGCTTGTTGTCACGTTACTACCGAAACTGCTAGTCTAGCGATCGCCCTGAAATTAGGGGGTGCAGACGCAGTTCTCATCGCCAGTAACCCCCTCTCTACCCAAGATGACGTAGCCGCTTGTTTAGTAGCTGACTACGATATCCCTGTTTATGCCATCAAAGGGGAAGACAACGAAACCTATCACCGTCACGTTCAAACCGCCCTCGATCACAAACCCAATATCATTATTGATGATGGTAGTGATGTCGTCGCTACCTTAATTAAAGAACGTCAGCATCAAATAGCCGATCTCATTGGAACCACCGAAGAAACCACCACGGGAATTGTTCGCTTAGCAGCGATGCTTAAAGATGGGGTACTTACCTTCCCGGCGATGAATGTCAACGATGCTGATACTAAGCATTTCTTCGACAACCGCTACGGAACTGGACAATCTACCCTAGACGGTATTATCCGCGCTACTAACATTCTGTTAGCTGGAAAAGTCGTTGTTGTGGCTGGTTATGGATGGTGCGGTAAAGGGGTCGCTATGCGGGCTCGTGGGTTAGGATCTAACGTCATTGTCACCGAAATTAACCCCGTACGCGCGATTGAAGCTGCTATGGATGGTTTCCGCGTTATGCCAATGGCAGAAGCCGCAACCCAAGGCGATATTTTTGTCACTGTTACGGGCAATAAGCACGTTATCCGCGCTGAACACTTCGAGGTGATGAAGGATGGCGCAATGGTTTGTAATTCCGGTCACTTTGACATTGAAATTGACCTAAAATCTTTGGGTGCAAAAGCCAGTGAAGTTAAGGAAGTTCGCAACTTCACCCAAAAATATACCCTACCCAATGGAAAGTCCATTGTTGTCCTAGGAGAAGGTCGTTTAATTAACTTAGCAGCAGCCGAAGGCCATCCTAGCGCGGTGATGGATATGAGTTTCGCTAACCAAGCGTTGGCTTGTGAGTATTTAGTGAAGAATAAAGGGCAATTAAAACCGGGAATTTATAATATTCCTACCGAACTTGACCAAGAAATTGCTGCGTTGAAATTAAAAGCTATGGGGATCTCGATTGATACCCTAACTGATGAACAAAACGAGTATATCAATTCTTGGACAGTTGGAACCTAA
- a CDS encoding response regulator codes for MSKIQVALIGDDEFTRTNLRRKLQYHDEIIWIGEASQGQEGLLLLYEKKPDVAIVDLDLGEFDGIELTKQFKSDQDKRTQTKIIILTANNQKHQVLGAFRAGADSYCLKNIKIELLIEAVKTTYQGNTWIDPVIAPIILSQAKANLSHSCQSSSLTENFLKHTPLTERELEVLQLIVDGYSNAQISEQLYITVGTVKTHVRNILNKLCADDRTQAAVRALRSGLVA; via the coding sequence ATGAGTAAAATTCAAGTTGCTCTCATCGGAGATGATGAATTCACCCGCACTAATCTGCGGAGAAAATTGCAGTACCATGATGAAATTATCTGGATAGGAGAAGCTTCTCAGGGACAAGAAGGACTCCTGTTATTGTATGAAAAAAAGCCAGATGTTGCTATTGTGGATCTTGATCTAGGAGAATTTGATGGAATTGAACTAACTAAACAATTTAAAAGCGATCAAGACAAGCGAACTCAGACAAAAATCATAATTTTAACCGCAAATAACCAAAAACACCAAGTATTAGGGGCTTTTAGAGCAGGGGCTGATTCATATTGTTTAAAAAATATTAAAATTGAGTTATTAATTGAAGCTGTTAAAACAACTTATCAAGGAAACACTTGGATCGATCCAGTGATTGCTCCGATTATTTTATCCCAAGCGAAAGCAAATCTTTCACACTCTTGTCAGAGTTCGTCTTTAACCGAAAATTTCCTCAAACATACCCCCTTAACTGAACGAGAATTGGAAGTCCTGCAATTAATTGTTGATGGTTATAGCAATGCACAAATTTCAGAACAACTCTACATTACCGTAGGAACGGTTAAAACCCACGTCCGTAATATTTTAAATAAACTCTGTGCCGATGATCGTACCCAAGCGGCTGTTCGAGCCCTGCGTTCTGGGTTAGTCGCTTGA
- the dusB gene encoding tRNA dihydrouridine synthase DusB, whose protein sequence is MFQLKEKLSTPLKIASVELKSRVFQSPLSGVTDLVFRRLVRRYAPQSMMYTEMVSATEIHHLKAIPRLMEIAPDEDPISIQLFDCRPDFMAEAAEKAVAEGAKTIDINMGCPVNKITKKGGGSSLLRQPEIAQAIVKEVVKTVDIPVTVKTRIGWDDQEITILDFAKKMEDAGAQMLTIHGRTRAQGYNGKARWEWIAKVKEIVSIPVIANGDIFSVDAAIKCLEETNADGVMCSRGTLGYPFLVGEIDYFLQTGTRRAIVTPSQRLECAKEHFNNLWEYKGIKGIYQSRKHLSWYCKGFSGASELRDRVSRIETLEEGNQLLDHAIELCRKTEIN, encoded by the coding sequence ATGTTTCAGTTAAAAGAAAAATTATCAACTCCCTTAAAAATTGCCTCGGTGGAGCTAAAAAGTCGTGTTTTTCAGTCCCCTTTATCGGGGGTAACTGACTTAGTATTTCGTCGTTTAGTTAGACGATATGCCCCTCAATCGATGATGTATACTGAGATGGTAAGTGCCACAGAAATTCATCATCTTAAAGCAATTCCTAGACTGATGGAAATTGCACCTGATGAAGATCCAATTAGTATTCAACTATTTGATTGTCGTCCTGATTTTATGGCAGAAGCAGCAGAAAAAGCAGTCGCTGAAGGAGCCAAAACTATCGATATTAATATGGGTTGTCCTGTTAATAAAATCACCAAAAAAGGCGGCGGTTCGTCTTTGCTTCGTCAACCAGAAATTGCCCAAGCTATTGTTAAAGAAGTGGTTAAGACTGTCGATATTCCTGTCACTGTAAAAACCCGTATTGGTTGGGATGATCAAGAGATTACAATTCTTGATTTTGCAAAAAAAATGGAAGATGCAGGAGCCCAAATGCTAACTATTCATGGCAGAACGCGCGCTCAGGGTTATAATGGAAAAGCTCGATGGGAATGGATTGCCAAAGTTAAAGAAATTGTCAGTATTCCCGTGATTGCTAATGGAGATATCTTTTCAGTAGACGCGGCGATTAAGTGTTTAGAAGAAACTAATGCAGATGGCGTAATGTGTTCGCGGGGGACGTTAGGGTATCCCTTTTTAGTTGGAGAAATTGACTATTTTTTACAAACAGGAACTCGACGGGCTATTGTCACTCCTAGTCAACGCTTAGAATGTGCTAAGGAACATTTTAATAATTTGTGGGAATATAAAGGGATTAAAGGAATTTATCAGTCAAGAAAACATTTAAGTTGGTATTGTAAAGGATTTTCTGGTGCATCAGAATTACGCGATCGCGTCTCCCGTATTGAAACCCTTGAAGAAGGAAATCAATTATTAGATCATGCCATAGAATTATGTAGAAAAACTGAAATTAATTAA
- a CDS encoding TetR/AcrR family transcriptional regulator, producing MSSSRQRLLQEIPSSPQMEDNTRSRILQSALRLFAAKGYDGTTTKDLATAAKVAEGTLFRHFPNKKAILIEVATQGWIEILSDLLTELSEMGSYKAVAQVMRRRMLRMRENRDLLQVCFVEAQFHRELRDRIQAEVIAKMTDVAEAFFETAMEKGIYRPMNPKIVAQVFLGMFAIAGFSSETIMDTESSPQALQEMAEGIADIFLNGVLVNK from the coding sequence ATGTCAAGTTCTCGTCAACGATTGCTTCAGGAGATCCCTAGTTCCCCTCAAATGGAAGATAACACGCGATCGCGTATTCTGCAATCAGCCTTGCGATTGTTTGCGGCTAAGGGTTATGATGGGACAACGACTAAAGACTTAGCAACGGCTGCTAAAGTCGCTGAAGGGACTTTATTTCGTCATTTTCCTAATAAAAAAGCTATTCTGATTGAAGTTGCTACTCAAGGATGGATTGAAATTTTAAGCGATTTATTGACAGAACTAAGCGAAATGGGGAGTTATAAAGCAGTAGCGCAGGTAATGCGCCGACGAATGCTCCGAATGAGAGAAAATCGTGATTTATTGCAGGTTTGTTTTGTTGAAGCGCAATTTCATCGGGAACTACGCGATCGCATTCAAGCAGAAGTGATTGCTAAAATGACAGATGTAGCAGAAGCTTTCTTTGAAACAGCGATGGAAAAGGGAATTTATCGCCCGATGAACCCCAAAATTGTTGCTCAGGTGTTTTTAGGAATGTTTGCGATCGCGGGATTTTCTTCTGAAACCATTATGGATACTGAATCTTCCCCTCAAGCGTTACAGGAAATGGCCGAAGGAATAGCCGATATTTTCCTCAATGGAGTTCTTGTTAATAAATAG
- a CDS encoding YbjN domain-containing protein yields MTNLTSESTQQITLPDDYIATTSTHHDVIETVISSLAENESAMVHHDGQEYFWKFNYGSVEVFVQLTGETDDDLLTVWSAVLKLPATDELGLMKKLLTMNWGETLETRFAIMNDKVVVLTQRTVADLSPEEISRAITLVATIADDNDELLQQQFGGNSIS; encoded by the coding sequence ATGACTAATTTAACCTCAGAAAGTACACAACAAATAACGTTACCTGATGATTACATTGCTACTACTAGCACCCATCATGATGTCATCGAAACCGTTATTAGTAGCCTAGCAGAAAATGAAAGTGCTATGGTTCATCATGATGGTCAAGAATATTTCTGGAAGTTTAATTATGGAAGTGTCGAAGTTTTTGTTCAACTAACTGGTGAAACTGACGATGATTTATTAACCGTTTGGTCGGCAGTTTTAAAACTTCCTGCGACGGATGAATTAGGGTTAATGAAGAAACTTTTAACAATGAATTGGGGAGAAACTTTAGAAACCCGTTTTGCTATCATGAATGATAAAGTCGTTGTATTAACTCAACGGACTGTCGCTGATTTATCCCCCGAAGAAATTTCTCGCGCTATTACCCTTGTGGCTACCATTGCTGATGATAATGATGAACTGCTTCAGCAACAATTTGGGGGAAATTCGATTAGTTAA
- a CDS encoding UDP-N-acetylmuramoyl-tripeptide--D-alanyl-D-alanine ligase, producing the protein MSFQVNFRKFRKIFSANLNSEIDVIDDFLIDGITTDSRYINPGEIFLALRGNTFDGHDFANIAVDKGAIALIVDHHISVKSTKQIPQIQVKDTLLAYQQVAHWWREQLTIPVIAITGSVGKTTTKELISAVLSNYGIVHKTKENYNNEIGVPKTLLELTRQHDYAVIEMGMRGLNEIALLSQIARPTIGLITNVGTAHIGRLGSKEAIAQAKCELLAEMPPDATAIFNHDNSLLVQTAKKVWKGETISYGLEGGDITGELLDNQTLRVEGMDFPLPLPGRHNALNYLGAIAVAKCLKLDCNVLMQGISVNLPKGRSRRYQLSGDILLLDETYNAGLESMKAALELLKEIPGQRHLAILGTMKELGEKSAELHREVGETAKALGIDHLLVLVDDPEAIAIADGALGMVTECLPTQEELIKRLTEIVQPGDRLLFKASNSVGLNRVVEAFRSWGEGVKG; encoded by the coding sequence ATGTCATTTCAAGTTAATTTCCGTAAATTCCGAAAAATATTTTCTGCAAATCTCAATTCAGAAATTGATGTAATTGATGATTTTTTAATTGATGGAATTACTACAGATAGTCGCTATATTAACCCAGGAGAGATATTTTTAGCCTTGCGTGGGAACACTTTTGATGGACATGATTTCGCTAATATTGCTGTGGACAAAGGAGCGATCGCCTTAATTGTAGATCATCACATCTCCGTAAAATCCACTAAGCAAATACCACAGATACAAGTTAAAGATACATTGCTTGCTTATCAACAAGTGGCCCATTGGTGGCGAGAACAATTAACAATCCCCGTGATCGCTATCACTGGTTCAGTGGGCAAAACGACTACTAAAGAATTGATCTCGGCAGTTTTGAGTAATTATGGTATAGTACACAAAACTAAAGAGAATTACAATAATGAAATTGGCGTTCCTAAAACATTACTAGAACTGACTCGTCAGCATGATTATGCTGTCATTGAAATGGGGATGCGTGGGTTAAATGAAATTGCTTTACTCAGTCAAATTGCTCGTCCTACCATTGGACTCATTACTAATGTAGGAACGGCTCATATCGGAAGATTAGGCTCAAAAGAGGCGATTGCTCAAGCAAAATGCGAATTATTGGCAGAAATGCCTCCAGACGCTACGGCGATTTTTAACCACGACAATTCTTTGTTAGTTCAAACCGCTAAAAAGGTATGGAAAGGAGAAACCATTAGTTATGGACTAGAAGGGGGAGATATTACAGGAGAATTGCTAGATAATCAAACTTTACGAGTGGAAGGAATGGATTTTCCTTTACCGTTGCCTGGCCGTCACAATGCTTTAAATTATTTGGGGGCGATCGCTGTGGCGAAATGTTTAAAACTAGATTGTAACGTTTTAATGCAAGGGATCTCCGTAAATTTACCGAAAGGGCGATCGCGTCGGTATCAATTATCAGGCGATATTCTCCTTCTCGATGAAACCTATAACGCTGGTTTAGAGTCAATGAAGGCAGCTTTAGAGTTGTTAAAAGAAATTCCAGGGCAACGACATTTAGCAATTTTAGGAACAATGAAGGAATTAGGGGAAAAATCAGCCGAACTTCATCGGGAAGTGGGAGAAACGGCTAAAGCCTTAGGAATTGATCATCTGTTGGTGTTGGTGGATGATCCCGAAGCAATAGCGATCGCTGATGGAGCCCTAGGAATGGTAACAGAGTGTCTTCCCACTCAGGAAGAACTAATTAAACGGTTAACGGAAATCGTTCAACCAGGCGATCGCTTACTCTTTAAAGCGTCCAATTCTGTTGGTTTAAACCGAGTTGTAGAGGCATTTCGCTCATGGGGTGAGGGGGTGAAGGGGTGA
- a CDS encoding helix-turn-helix domain-containing protein, translating to MSTRERELRFPFSSLRFFDSSAISEIHRWENLGLMGLWDAPRSGKKRKWQPENIEVIAEKLDKDQRTYNSRQLLEILATLNQVHLSERQLRRILKKKQPLASVSRYTRAGVMCVNLTIWF from the coding sequence ATGTCCACAAGGGAGAGGGAGCTTAGATTTCCTTTCTCCTCTTTGCGTTTCTTTGACTCATCAGCTATTTCGGAAATCCATCGATGGGAGAACCTTGGATTAATGGGATTATGGGATGCGCCACGAAGTGGAAAAAAAAGAAAATGGCAACCTGAAAACATAGAAGTAATTGCCGAAAAATTAGATAAAGACCAAAGAACCTATAACAGTCGTCAACTCCTTGAAATATTAGCTACATTAAATCAAGTTCATTTAAGTGAACGCCAATTAAGAAGAATACTTAAAAAAAAACAACCTCTTGCCTCTGTCTCTCGATACACGAGAGCAGGGGTTATGTGCGTTAACTTAACCATCTGGTTCTAG